In the Deltaproteobacteria bacterium genome, one interval contains:
- a CDS encoding PadR family transcriptional regulator produces the protein MHSEDWPFHFFTAAFGPRGWSWRWPEGEGARPRQGDALTVAILRVLKERPRTGPEIVDALEQRVGPSAASAATVYPTLQLLDDLGHVRVVESEGKRVYHITPAGEAFLEEHREPKEDVFEWVRGAGGALAELGHVVARLATAAYHQASRSEAAVKRVVEILRRAADEIEQLR, from the coding sequence ATGCACTCCGAGGACTGGCCCTTCCACTTCTTCACGGCGGCCTTCGGGCCGCGCGGGTGGAGCTGGCGGTGGCCGGAGGGCGAAGGCGCGCGCCCTCGGCAGGGCGACGCACTGACGGTCGCGATCCTGCGGGTCCTGAAGGAGCGACCCCGTACCGGCCCGGAGATCGTCGACGCCCTCGAGCAGCGTGTCGGCCCGTCTGCCGCCTCGGCGGCGACCGTCTACCCGACGCTGCAGCTCCTCGACGACCTCGGTCACGTGCGCGTGGTGGAGAGCGAAGGGAAGCGCGTCTACCACATCACCCCAGCAGGTGAGGCCTTCCTCGAGGAACACCGCGAGCCGAAGGAGGACGTCTTCGAGTGGGTGCGGGGCGCGGGCGGGGCGCTCGCCGAGCTGGGCCACGTGGTGGCGCGCCTCGCGACTGCCGCCTACCACCAGGCGTCTCGCTCGGAGGCGGCGGTCAAGCGGGTCGTCGAGATCCTCAGACGGGCTGCGGACGAGATCGAGCAGCTGCGCTGA
- a CDS encoding aspartyl protease encodes MLIPVGALFRRPGPLLRGIGIRPHATEPFELADGRRVRRQVGTAFFEIGARQGASTVIFGRLHDSCLLGVLALESVGLMLDPTRQRLRPIRPLRL; translated from the coding sequence GTGCTCATCCCCGTGGGCGCTCTATTCCGTCGTCCCGGCCCCCTGCTTCGCGGCATTGGCATTCGCCCGCACGCGACGGAACCCTTCGAGCTTGCCGACGGCAGGCGCGTCAGGCGGCAGGTCGGGACGGCGTTCTTCGAGATCGGTGCCCGTCAGGGAGCGTCCACCGTGATCTTCGGCCGACTCCACGACTCGTGCCTGCTCGGCGTCCTCGCGCTCGAGAGCGTGGGTCTGATGCTCGATCCGACGCGACAGCGCCTGCGGCCGATCCGTCCACTGCGTCTCTGA
- a CDS encoding response regulator has translation RGRNGLDLQDELRRRNASVPIIVMTGYGDVPTSVRAFKGGAIDFLRKPVPPKALLERIREALRLDAQARDATAQHAELADRIAREPEEGDDRREATGCRASRSGA, from the coding sequence CGGGGGCGCAATGGTCTCGATCTGCAGGACGAGCTCCGCAGACGGAACGCGAGCGTACCCATCATCGTCATGACCGGCTACGGCGACGTCCCCACCTCCGTCCGCGCGTTCAAAGGCGGCGCGATCGACTTCCTCCGGAAGCCCGTCCCTCCGAAGGCGCTGCTCGAGCGCATCCGTGAGGCCCTCAGGCTCGATGCGCAGGCCCGCGACGCGACCGCGCAGCACGCCGAGCTGGCCGACCGCATCGCGCGAGAGCCAGAAGAAGGCGACGATCGCCGCGAAGCCACAGGATGCCGTGCGAGTCGTTCGGGTGCATGA